AAAGTTAAAATACCTGATAAAGCTGATATAGTAATTGTATCACCAGGAGGATATCCAAAAGATATAAATCTTTACCAGGCACAAAAGGCTCTTGATAACTCTGCTCATGCAGTAAAGGACGGAGGAATAATAATTCTTGTGGCTTCGTGCAAAGAAGGATTAGGAGAAAGTGTATTTGAAAGGTGGATGTTAGAAGCAGAATCATCCGAAAGTATGATAACTAAAATACATAATAAATTTGAGCTTGGGGGACATAAAGCAGCGGCTATTGCAATGGTTTTAAGAAAAGCCCGAGTATTTCTTGTATCTGATATGGAAGCAGATTTTGTAAGGAAACTATTTCTTGAACCATATACTAATGTAAAAGACGCAATAACATGTGCATTTAACCAGCTTGGCAATAATGCCAAGGTGCTGGTTATGCCCTATGGAGGTTCCACATTACCAATAATTTAAATGTGATAGAATAGCATAATAGCAAAAATGTATAAAAATGTATAATAGGATATAAACAATTAAGGTACAATATAATAAGATAATAAAGTGCTGTTATAAATTTTAAAGTTTATTTTAAGCTTTTCTTTGTGAAGTTTCTGCATAAGGGTTCTTTACAGGTTTTATGAGTATTATAGTTATAATTATTCTGTATACCTGAGAGTTTCTTTTTATGCCTATATTTATTTTTTATGTCTATATATTTAAAAGTCATGTACTTGAGAGCCAATAAGAGCCATATACTCAAAAGTCTATATACTC
The sequence above is drawn from the Clostridiaceae bacterium genome and encodes:
- a CDS encoding transcriptional regulator, whose product is EGNHVREDIDEVADFVPIDFILNVVLDENKNIIKAVAGHYIKAHREGCRFLDSIYKVKIPDKADIVIVSPGGYPKDINLYQAQKALDNSAHAVKDGGIIILVASCKEGLGESVFERWMLEAESSESMITKIHNKFELGGHKAAAIAMVLRKARVFLVSDMEADFVRKLFLEPYTNVKDAITCAFNQLGNNAKVLVMPYGGSTLPII